A section of the Pseudochaenichthys georgianus unplaced genomic scaffold, fPseGeo1.2 scaffold_476_arrow_ctg1, whole genome shotgun sequence genome encodes:
- the LOC117442790 gene encoding neurofilament medium polypeptide-like, with amino-acid sequence MSYTVDTSGSPFRRIMDTRTTGYGYSRSGSSPSSGFRSQSWSRASPGSTMTTSYKRSENMPVSRAYSSADSGDYQTSMMNGDFKRSNEKEQLQGLNDRFVVYIDKVHYLEQQNKQIEDEIQALRQKQVSRSQLGDHYDQELQDLRSMLEQIHHDKTQIQLDTDHVEEDIRRLRDRYDEEARIREETEAIIRVLRKDMSESELVKSELDKKVQSLQDEIAFIRNNHEEEVNELIAQIEESQVTVERKDLQKTDITEALREIRCELEGHSNQNLQQVENLFMCRYSKLTEAADQNKDAIKSARDEISDYRRQLQSKTVELEAIRRTRESLERQLNEIEDRHSSDLSSLQETIHQLDNELKSTKWEMARHLREYQDLLNVKMALDIEIAAYRKLLEGEETHFSTFPYRQAVTPTKVFKSKSDAPKLRVQHKFVEEIIEETRVKDEVTELDEALAEIAQELSATLGGGGDEGEEEEGEEGGEGEEEEGDEQEGEGVEEEVVSAATKAKVSSSAPAKEEEEEEDDGKDEDGEGEGGEEEEKEEDGEGEDEGEKGDDAEGGDEVEGDDGGEDEEEIEETVLCSKAPESKASPDQEKAGDKEGSGGEEEASADEEDGEQDEDAGSDKASKSVDEKEDKEDAEKTTKEDSKKEEEVVAKTDASKSESAKPVSKKEEAAKTEASKPDSPKSESPKLGSPKSETPKLGSPKSETPKLGSPKSESPKLGSPKSESPKLGSPKSETPTLGSPKSETPKLGSPKSESPKLGSPKSESPKLGSPKSETPKLGSPKSETPKFGSPKSESPKLGSPKSESPKLGSPKSETPKLGSPKSESPKLGSPKSESPKLGSPKSESPKLGSPKSESPKLGSPKSESPKLGSPKSKSPKLGSPKSESPKLGSPKSEPPKLGSPKSETPKLGSPKSESPKLGYPKSETPKLGSPKSETPKLGSPKSESPKLGSPKSESPKLGSPKSESPKLGSPKSESPKLGSPKSESPKLGSPMSESPKPEIPKPTSLKPESPKPSSPKAESPKSESPKPESPQAKSPKTPLPETPKAAEEKSEKKSDLTENVEKKDVAMNGDEDKSSSEERKDEEKETDVVSNGVDESTVKEDGSQKVVIPKTVETITTGEDGSKRVTKSVTVTETVKDEVEEVKEEVLVSTKKTEKHSSLSIKQVTEGE; translated from the exons ATGAGTTACACGGTGGACACTTCAGGGAGCCCCTTCAGGAGAATTATGGATACTAGGACGACCGGCTACGGCTACAGCCGATCCGGCAGCTCCCCCTCCAGCGGGTTCCGCTCCCAGTCCTGGTCCCGGGCAAGCCCCGGCTCCACCATGACCACGTCCTACAAGAGGAGCGAGAATATGCCGGTGTCCCGAGCCTACAGCTCCGCAGATAGCGGTGACTACCAGACCTCCATGATGAACGGAGACTTCAAGCGATCCAATGAGAAGGAGCAACTTCAAGGGCTCAACGACCGTTTCGTTGTTTACATCGACAAGGTGCACTACCTGGAGCAGCAGAACAAGCAGATCGAGGACGAGATCCAGGCGCTGCGCCAGAAGCAGGTGTCCCGCTCCCAGCTGGGCGATCACTACGACCAGGAGCTGCAGGATCTGCGGTCCATGCTGGAGCAGATTCACCACGACAAGACGCAGATCCAGCTCGACACCGACCACGTCGAGGAGGACATCCGGCGGCTGAGGGACCGCTATGACGAAGAGGCTCGCATCCGGGAGGAGACCGAAGCCATTATCCGCGTCCTGAGGAAGGACATGAGCGAGTCGGAGTTGGTGAAGTCGGAGTTGGATAAAAAAGTTCAATCTCTGCAGGATGAGATCGCCTTCATCCGCAACAACCATGAGGAAGAGGTGAACGAGCTGATCGCCCAGATCGAGGAGTCTCAGGTGACCGTGGAGAGGAAGGATCTGCAGAAGACGGACATCACCGAGGCTCTGCGGGAGATCCGCTGCGAGCTGGAGGGTCACTCCAACCAGAACCTGCAGCAGGTGGAGAACTTGTTCATGTGCCGCTACTCCAAGCTCACCGAGGCTGCAGATCAGAACAAGGATGCCATAAAGTCCGCCCGTGATGAGATATCAGACTACCGCCGCCAGCTCCAGTCCAAGACGGTGGAGTTAGAAGCCATCCGCAGGACAAGAGAATCTCTGGAGAGGCAGCTGAATGAAATTGAGGACCGCCACAGCAGCGATCTGTCCAGCCTTCAG GAGACAATTCACCAGCTGGATAATGAGCTCAAGAGCACCAAATGGGAGATGGCACGTCACCTGCGCGAGTACCAGGACCTGCTCAATGTCAAGATGGCATTGGACATTGAGATTGCTGCATACAG GAAACTCCTAGAGGGTGAGGAGACTCACTTCAGCACTTTCCCCTATCGCCAGGCGGTCACCCCCACTAAAGTCTTTAAGTCTAAATCCGACGCTCCCAAGCTTAGGGTGCAACACAAGTTTGTGGAGGAGATCATCGAGGAGACGAGGGTGAAAGATGAGGTGACTGAGCTTGACGAAGCCCTGGCAGAGATAGCACAAGAGCTGTCCGCTACACTCGGAGGTGGAGGAGACGagggagaagaagaggagggggaAGAGGGAGGtgagggagaggaagaagagggtgATGAGCAAGAGGGGGAAGGCGTTGAGGAGGAAGTTGTATCCGCCGCCACCAAAGCCAAAGTTAGCTCTAGCGCACCTGctaaggaggaagaagaagaagaggatgaTGGAAAAGATGAGGATGGGGAAGGAGAGGGAggtgaagaagaagagaaggaaGAAGATGGTGAGGGGGAAGATGAAGGAGAAAAGGGGGATGATGCAGAGGGAGGTGATGAAGTAGAAGGAGACGATGGaggagaggatgaggaggaaattGAGGAGACAGTTCTCTGCTCCAAAGCGCCCGAGTCTAAAGCCTCTCCTGACCAAGAGAAGGCCGGAGACAAAGAAGGCAGTGGAGGAGAAGAGGAAGCTAGTGCCGATGAGGAAGATGGAGAACAGGACGAAGATGCCGGCAGTGACAAAGCCTCCAAGAGCGTAGACGAGAAAGAGGATAAAGAGGATGCTGAGAAAACCACAAAGGAAGATAGCAAAAAAGAGGAAGAAGTTGTAGCCAAGACAGATGCTTCaaaatcagaatctgcaaagccCGTGTCCAAGAAAGAAGAGGCAGCCAAAACGGAGGCATCAAAACCTGATTCCCCAAAGTCTGAATCTCCTAAACTTGGATCCCCAAAGTCTGAGACCCCTAAACTTGGATCCCCAAAGTCTGAGACCCCTAAACTTGGATCCCCAAAGTCTGAATCTCCTAAACTTGGATCCCCAAAGTCTGAATCTCCTAAACTTGGATCCCCAAAGTCTGAGACCCCTACACTTGGATCCCCAAAGTCTGAGACCCCTAAACTTGGATCCCCAAAGTCTGAGTCCCCTAAACTTGGATCCCCAAAGTCTGAATCTCCTAAACTTGGTTCCCCAAAGTCTGAGACCCCTAAACTTGGATCCCCAAAGTCTGAGACCCCTAAATTTGGATCCCCAAAGTCTGAGTCCCCTAAACTTGGATCCCCAAAGTCTGAATCTCCTAAACTTGGATCCCCAAAGTCTGAGACCCCTAAACTCGGATCCCCAAAGTCTGAATCTCCTAAACTTGGATCCCCAAAGTCTGAGTCCCCTAAACTTGGATCCCCAAAGTCTGAATCTCCTAAACTCGGATCCCCAAAGTCTGAGTCCCCTAAACTTGGATCCCCAAAGTCTGAGTCCCCTAAACTTGGATCCCCAAAGTCTAAATCTCCTAAACTTGGATCCCCAAAGTCTGAGAGCCCTAAACTTGGATCCCCAAAGTCTGAGCCCCCTAAACTTGGATCCCCAAAGTCTGAGACCCCTAAACTTGGATCCCCAAAGTCTGAATCTCCTAAACTTGGATACCCAAAGTCTGAGACCCCTAAACTTGGATCCCCAAAGTCTGAGACCCCTAAACTTGGATCCCCAAAGTCTGAATCTCCTAAACTTGGATCCCCAAAGTCTGAGTCCCCTAAACTTGGATCCCCAAAATCTGAGTCCCCTAAACTTGGATCCCCAAAGTCTGAGTCCCCTAAACTTGGATCCCCAAAGTCTGAGTCCCCTAAACTTGGATCCCCAATGTCTGAATCTCCTAAACCTGAAATTCCCAAGCCTACATCTCTGAAGCCCGAATCCCCAAAACCAAGCTCCCCAAAAGCAGAGTCTCCCAAGTCGGAATCTCCAAAACCTGAATCTCCTCAAGCTAAATCCCCAAAGACCCCCCTGCCCGAGACCCCTAAAGCCGCTGAAGAGAAATCAGAGAAAAAGAGCGACCTAACAGAGAATGTTGAAAAGAAGGATGTTGCCATGAATGGCGATGAAGACAAGAgcagctcagaggagaggaaggaCGAGGAGAAAGAAACCGACGTGGTCTCTAACGGCGTTGACGAGAGTACGGTCAAAGAGGACGGTAGCCAAAAAGTAGTGATCCCCAAAACCGTGGAGACGATCACCACTGGAGAGGATGGATCCAAGCGCGTCACCAAATCTGTCACTGTGACCGAGACAGTGAAGGACGAGGTGGAGGAGGTGAAAGAGGAGGTGCTGGTGTCCACCAAGAAGACAGAGAAGCACTCCTCCCTGTCCATCAAGCAGGTGACAGAGGGCGAATAA
- the LOC117442792 gene encoding neurofilament light polypeptide-like has translation MSSIGYDPYYTASPYRRWYAEAPPRVAVTRGRTHSVYSSHASPLSSSRVQYSSPGRKLLSSSSRASSLELELSQATQISSEFRTVRTKERGQLQDLNDRFAGFIERVHELEQQNRALESELLLLRQKHNEPSRLRALYEQEARSLRAAVDEARAEQQSVLGQRERLEQTLSALQSQYEEEMMGREKAEGRMMDARREADQAALTKAEMEKRVESLLGELAFLKRINEGEVVELQAQVQMSVQVAVESETATPDLSGALRDIRSQYEKLASRNMQTAEEWFRGKVGSMTETVAQHSDAMRSSKDEAGEYRRQLQARLLDIDACRGINESLEKQLHETQEKQSAEIDAMHETIAELESEQRGTKQEMVRYMKDYQDLLNVKMALDIEIAAYRKLLEGEESRFSGGVSSLYSHSFSAPSYSRPLLSSVSSGTSYMMTSRLLSSSLSTTEGIIFASHAQQAEASPSGEEEDVKEEEGGEVTEETKEEEEKEDEEGGEEEGDKENEDEEGAKGDEKAEGGDEEEQKEEVTEAAEDDGEKEDKEEGQKAEVKEEAQEEVKTEAEDKDGDAKEEEKDKKEEVKKSEQKEDKVDAKKDDKKDDKAAPKVDDKPDAKKEKEAKSEAAEEKSTKGKK, from the exons ATGAGTAGCATCGGATATGACCCCTACTACACCGCCTCGCCGTACAGGCGCTGGTATGCCGAGGCTCCCCCTCGTGTGGCGGTGACCAGAGGGAGGACGCATTCCGTCTACTCCTCCCATGCTtcccctctgtcctcctccCGGGTGCAGTACTCCTCTCCCGGACGGAAgctgctctcctcctcctccagagcCTCCTCTTTGGAGCTGGAGCTCAGCCAGGCCACCCAGATCAGCTCCGAGTTCCGCACCGTACGCACCAAAGAGCGCGGCCAGCTGCAGGACCTCAACGACCGCTTCGCCGGCTTCATTGAGAGGGTGCATGAGCTGGAGCAGCAGAACCGTGCTCTGGAgtcagagctgctgctgctgaggcaGAAGCACAACGAGCCGTCTCGCCTGAGAGCGCTGTACGAGCAGGAGGCCCGGTCCCTGAGGGCCGCCGTGGACGAGGCCAGGGCAGAACAACAGTCCGTCCTGGGACAGAGGGAGCGGCTGGAGCAAACCCTGAGCGCCTTGCAGAGTCAATATGAAGAGGAGATGATGGGTCGAGAAAAGGCCGAGGGCAGGATGATGGACGCCCGCCGTGAAGCCGACCAGGCCGCCTTGACTAAGGCCGAAATGGAAAAGAGAGTTGAAAGTCTGCTAGGAGAGCTGGCCTTCCTCAAGAGGATTAATGAAGGGGAGGTGGTGGAGCTCCAGGCCCAGGTCCAGATGAGTGTCCAGGTGGCAGTAGAGTCTGAGACCGCCACTCCAGACCTCTCTGGGGCTCTCAGGGACATCCGGTCCCAGTATGAAAAGCTGGCATCGAGGAACATGCAGACAGCAGAGGAGTGGTTCAGAGGCAAGGTGGGCTCCATGACCGAAACCGTGGCCCAGCACAGCGACGCCATGAGGAGCTCCAAAGACGAAGCAGGAGAGTACCGCCGCCAGCTCCAGGCCCGCCTGCTCGATATCGATGCCTGCAGAGGCATCAACGAATCCCTGGAGAAGCAGCTCCACGAGACGCAGGAGAAGCAGAGCGCTGAGATAGACGCCATGCAC GAGACCATTGCAGAGTTGGAGAGTGAGCAGAGGGGCACCAAACAGGAGATGGTACGCTACATGAAGGATTACCAGGACCTGCTGAATGTCAAGATGGCTCTGGACATTGAGATTGCCGCATACAG GAAGCTTCTGGAAGGGGAGGAGTCTCGCTTCAGTGGGGGCGTGTCCTCTCTGTACAGCCACAGTTTCTCAGCGCCCTCCTACTCCCGGCCCCTCCTCTCCAGCGTGAGCTCCGGCACCTCCTACATGATGACATCACGCCTGCTCAGCTCCAGCCTCAGCACCACCGAGGGAATCATCTTCGCCAGCCACGCCCAGCAAGCAGAGGCCAGCCCATCTGGGGAGGAAGAGGATGTgaaggaggaagagggaggagaAGTGACAGAGGAGACcaaggaggaagaagagaaggaggatgaagagggaggagaggaggagggagataAGGAGAACGAAGATGAAGAAGGGGCTAAGGGAGATGAAAAGGCAGAGG GTGGTGATGAGGAAGAGCAAAAGGAAGAGGTGACAGAGGCAGCTGAAGATGACGGGGAAAAAGAGGACAAGGAAGAAGGACAGAAAGCTGAGGTCAAGGAGGAAGCTCAAGAGGAGGTAAAAACAGAAGCAGAGGACAAAGATGGGGACGCaaaagaagaagagaaagacaagaAGGAAGAGGTGAAGAAAAGTGAACAGAAGGAAGATAAAGTGGACGCCAAGAAAGACGACAAGAAAGACGACAAAGCTGCTCCAAAAGTAGATGACAAACCTGACGCCAAAAAGGAGAAAGAGGCCAAATCCGAAGCTGCAGAAGAAAAAAGCACAAAGGGTAAAAAGTAA
- the pgam2 gene encoding phosphoglycerate mutase 2 produces MAAVHRLVIVRHGESAWNQENRFCGWFDADLSEKGMEEAKRGAQAIKDAGMKFDVCYTSVLKRAVKTLWTIMEGTDQMWLPVHRTWRLNERHYGGLTGLNKAETAEKHGEEQVKIWRRSFDTPPPPMDKEHTYNKIISESRRYKNLKPGELPTCESLKDTIARALPFWNDVIAPEIKAGKNVIIAAHGNSLRGIVKHLEGMSDAAIMELNLPTGIPIVYELDANLKPTKPMAFLGDEETVKKAMEAVAAQGKAKK; encoded by the exons ATGGCTGCCGTACATCGTTTGGTTATTGTGCGCCACGGTGAGAGCGCCTGGAACCAGGAGAACCGTTTCTGCGGCTGGTTCGATGCTGACCTCAGTGAGAAGGGCATGGAGGAGGCCAAGCGGGGAGCCCAGGCTATCAAGGATGCAGGCATGAAGTTCGATGTGTGCTACACCTCCGTGCTGAAACGTGCCGTCAAGACCCTGTGGACCATCATGGAAGGCACGGACCAGATGTGGCTGCCTGTGCATCGTACCTGGCGCCTGAACGAGCGTCACTACGGAGGCCTCACCGGGCTCAACAAGGCCGAGACGGCGGAAAAGCACGGAGAGGAGCAGGTGAAGATCTGGCGCCGCTCCTTTGATACCCCACCTCCACCCATGGACAAGGAGCACACTTACAACAAAATCATCAGTGAG TCCCGGCGCTACAAGAATCTGAAGCCCGGTGAGCTCCCTACATGTGAGTCCCTGAAGGACACCATCGCCCGCGCCCTGCCTTTCTGGAATGACGTCATTGCTCCAGAAATCAAGGCCGGAAAGAACGTCATCATTGCTGCTCACGGAAACAGCCTTCGTGGCATCGTCAAGCATCTTGAGG GTATGTCCGATGCAGCCATCATGGAGCTGAACCTGCCCACAGGAATCCCAATCGTGTACGAGCTGGACGCAAATCTGAAGCCTACGAAGCCCATGGCGTTCCTCGGTGATGAGGAAACCGTGAAGAAGGCCATGGAGGCCGTAGCGGCCCAGGGCAAAGCCAAGAAGTAA
- the LOC117442794 gene encoding syntaxin-2-like — MTSESTFNMEDFFQTVGEVKSLIEKISCQAEEVERRHGVILSTPNQDKGKKDELALLNNETKKNANLVRAKLKTMQENLPVDENSEGVSVIQRIYKNQHSHLTRCFADVMRGHHNAQISFREKCKAQIQRHLEIVDKATTDEELEDMLHSDNLSIFISDVNSNARISSQALSEIESRHQDIICLESSIKELHEIFADTAMLLEIQGELINNIEKNVTSAAEYVDASKTETYEAVMYKKDRHKIGSLPNFFKSFRRKKAARTAKDQNTSD; from the exons ATGACATCAGAGAGCACATTCAACATGGAGGATTTCTTCCAAACG gtgggggAGGTGAAAAGCCTCATTGAAAAAATCTCCTGTcaagcagaagaggtggagaggaggCATGGCGTCATCCTCTCAACTCCAAACCAAGATAAGG GAAAAAAGGATGAGTTGGCGCTGCTGAACAATGAGACCAAGAAGAACGCCAATTTGGTCCGGGCCAAGTTAAAAA CTATGCAGGAGAACTTGCCTGTGGATGAGAACAGTGAAGGGGTCTCAGTAATTCAGCGTATTTATAAGAACCAG CACTCACACCTGACTCGGTGCTTTGCTGATGTCATGAGGGGACACCATAACGCACAGATCTCCTTCAGAGAGAAATGCAAAGCACAGATTCAGAGACATCTGGAGATTG TGGATAAAGCGACTACAGATGAAGAGTTAGAGGATATGCTGCACAGTGACAATCTTTCCATCTTCATTTCTGAT GTCAACTCTAATGCTCGGATTTCAAGCCAAGCTTTGAGTGAGATTGAATCCCGTCATCAGGACATCATCTGCCTCGAGTCCAGCATCAAAGAGCTGCACGAGATATTTGCAGACACTGCCATGCTGTTGGAGATTCAG GGGGAGTTGATCAACAACATTGAAAAGAACGTGACGAGCGCTGCAGAGTATGTAGACGCGTCCAAAACTGAAACGTATGAAGCAGTCATGTACAAGAAAGACAGACACAAGATTGGATCGCTCCCAAACTTCTTCAAGTCTTTCAGGAGGAAAAAGGCTGCTAGAACTGCTAAAGATCAAAACACCTCAGACTGA